The Microscilla marina ATCC 23134 genome includes a region encoding these proteins:
- a CDS encoding Ig-like domain-containing protein, which translates to MLRTILSLVLMLSTLGVWAQPTFNSAEVQANFPNWVDVTFNTSNDMVTGDGGTGFTIRVNGAASAIAEVRYTAAQGVPSNQLWFRLAVPVKAGQTVTIEYNDIGDTGEAIGGQLASFGAQAITNNVTAVTLSPTHNTTNVNPNANFTLNFNGTNVQANAGDITIRPLSPAGTDITIAVGDAQVSIVNDVVTINPTADLSPGTQYEIFFADDVFRTTSSGQLAGIASGTWQFTTGGATITGFSPTDGATGISVFDNLQVTFSDNVTANTGNIVIRNTTDGVDEHTISITDGTQISITNNVLTIDPATDLNPSKVYEVTMAAGTLLKTADGMNAAGIATTDWNFTTAVLPAFATTAFSPVDGATDVAKNTNITISYNASIVANTGNIVIRNTTDGVDEHTISILDGTQVSISGNVLTIDPAADLNANKNYEVTMVADVVRRASDNTAAPALVSGDLNFGTAITIVSISPTNGSTDIATNASFVITFDADVTAGSGNISLADLTNGGTTNINVGALVFAGNTVTITPTLNPNTQYELRWTAGKINASGGAGATVPVVSTGEWVFTTISGIAPNTLNPTNNAVNITPGATNLSLTYSGNVQAGTGNMVLTNVTDGSSENIDVTGGNVSITGAAVTITPPSGLTANKLYQVTIPAGGFAAATGANAPVPELTAGNWRFTTSSAVSVNTLAPTHNGSNVATLANLTINFSGNVQAGTGNIVVTPITPAGTAQNFDVNTLVTIAGATVTVPNVNLNANTLYEVTFANGVLQDAIAPNSDVTGITTGNWRFTTMPGITNTPTTPADNANNVALNTNPLITYSADIQKNTTGNVTITPINPAAAATVLPITDGSITIQNGNELLITLPDFNPNTEYQITIDDGALKAANQAQAEIAGVTAGNWTFTTVGGVSITSPTVNACVGGGFVDIDPIVITEGSASSFATGTTQTLVLTVPSNYTMQVGVGSVIVTGAEISNASVNVAANLITVQYDITGGANINSIVINGLKIRADNAGAGNITNNGTGSAVQQGNASGTVHAVLNSPNRPSAPTLSNTAFTFCQNTNINAQTVTASGGGTYTWYDNAALTNVLYTGATPNLVTNLGASSATVGTTTYYVTRNDGTCESTSATVTVTIDAEPAVSLVSSDADNVICEGETVIFTAISTPSAGANYHFKNGTTTLQNSGSNTYSSNTLTSGNITVEVTVNGCTATSSAIALTVNGLPDVGYIESVNSSFPNDQTDAVPLSDGDATTPTYGGTVGGTIVATTVGTYSGPGVVGTNFYPDVAGDGDHLITYTYTDPATGCTNSTTFNYNVFNPNGAIVGLNSSYCVGDAQTGNLTPSSNTAIFPNTIVKKLKIFGNTIKSTYTKTTSFTISGTGIVGGPPYQFNPNTDGFRNVTIKVRYDYTSGDGPLWGPFIEKKVPVGVTVSPLPTLVLGGLESQYCTDVASVNLDLRANGNSVTNNFIVKYKKNGSGTVNSFAANVKIFNPATLGAGSYEMFFDYTDPSTGCSNTSASSFFNIYDVPVPSFLFPSNDATHCVDVTSISLTPRDGGATITGANLGGVVFEVQKNQTGAYSQLGAGETNLNPATYGVGDHNVRMRYTNANGCSVTTGNQVLTVYVLPVPSFTFGGGVTSYCVDVTTVTLAPRDGGVNIAGANLANVIFAIDQNSTGAFVNQTAGDVTFDPNALGVGTHQIRFTYTNTNGCVATSAVSTVTVLPLPDPNFAESNLVYCADVTSAVLTLRDGTNNLITTQLNNASIEIDKNSSGTFASPPPGSIIKNIPTSSITLNPSVLGASLVGNPHLIRFTYTDGNNCQKTSATLSVTVNALPAPNFTLASGSAPFIYCIDATQQELVIRDATATLSATELANAVFEVDKGTGYTANNGEVNVDLTNGKAYIVPGILGVSTGPPHKIRFTYTNANGCKLTSTHLNVTVNPLPQPNITGVVTTGYCVDLTTATINLRDNLTALTAAQLSGGRVTFEIKKNSGSFAAPTNGEVSIAGAAVSIHPDKIGVGNHELRFTYTDDNTCVQTSVEVPIVVHALPDPNFTGLSAEYCMDNGLVTFVPRNGTTVINALGNVTYSINTNSGGWVNNPGSINVNVGANTVTFNPATAGVGIHQIRFTYTDGNGCVQTSTPETTVVHALPQPNFTIAGNVTTYCIDAASPLLTLRDNTTTLTSAQLNNVTFQVDKGQTGTYVANSGEISVDVANNQVLLNLAALGVGTHNIRYVYTDGNTCVETSAFMAITINPLPQPNITGVVTTGYCVDLTTATINLRDNLTALTAAQLSGGRVTFEVKKNSGSFAAPTNGEVSIAGATVSIHPDKIGVGNHELRFTYTDDQTCVQTSAEVPIVVHALPDPNFTGLSAEYCMDNGLVTFVPRNGTTVINALGNVTYSINTNSGGWVNNPGSINVNVGANTVTFNPATAGVGTHLIRFTYTDGNGCVQTSTPETTVVHALPQPNFTIAGNVTAYCRDAASPALTLTDATTSTTLNNNAGGELSRVVFQIDKGQTGTYTNNNGDVSILPATNQVLLNPAVLGVGTHNIRYVYTNANTCVATSNTLAITIHELPSPVINGIDATGYCESETTATITLKDGSTDINISATNVVFTVDLNQSGTFAAPPAGGITPNIGGNTVTLNPNLFPVGVHKIKYTYTDGNSCVTTSSTLVTFEILKLPTLTFTGLDATYCNDINSVQLRAFNNGSVLAPPSGAFKISTDDVNFSANSAIDPNTHILDPTKLTPGVYWIRYDYTDGLACANISGSQRFEVFFSPSDLDFTFNNTCFGDDVTFSATATGITTGWKWAWTFGDGGIANIQNPSHKYPTFAGFQVTLTATNQHGCQFTVTKTVTVTPVPTADFGSAGFCLGGITQFTDQSTVSQPGNIVKWNWDFGDGTTSTLQNPTHMYAAAGTYVVTLRVETQGSVSSCVDQITKTVYIFPYVNVSNTQNYFETFDTGNGGWIPAGTNSSWQHGTPSGSTFDATSGGVWATNLSGAYNNNEVSYVESPCFNIDQMLRPVINLRYWVNTDVNFDGAVLLATLDDGVTWEVVGKVGSGIAWYNKTGILGNPGVQSAAQSSWNGNIIGWAGDTDTTWSVAKFPLDELKARLDASATDNLKTIRFRIAFGSDASNPIGSNLDGFAFDNVLIGERNRVALLEHFTNSSNAAANTENDFINTFTEGRTPEVVNIQYHTKFPGDDPLNNDNNAAPSARALYYGLAVTPRTALDGSTRDSVFSLYGQDDYSRRTLEAAPFSINLDFSGSTPTSLSVQATINALNTVERPLIVQVAVIEREIAGVGSTGLVFKNVVKKMLPSAAGTLIDWTAGKTSEVISQRWELANVYDNQQIGVVVFVQDDETKEVYQAAIGDPSSLLRTNGGNQSNDDKQVTGIADDQKHDFVVYPNPAVTQVYVGYKSLSFTEHTPYIVYDQLGKVVASGTVVQGKQGVVIDTRQWSEGAYYVELTSSDGTSLKSKLVKH; encoded by the coding sequence ATGCTACGAACTATACTCTCTCTTGTGCTGATGCTCTCCACGTTGGGAGTTTGGGCACAGCCTACCTTTAATAGCGCCGAAGTACAAGCCAATTTCCCCAACTGGGTAGATGTAACTTTTAATACCAGCAATGATATGGTGACAGGCGATGGAGGCACTGGTTTTACCATTAGGGTAAACGGAGCTGCTTCTGCCATTGCTGAGGTACGTTATACTGCTGCGCAGGGTGTACCTAGCAATCAATTATGGTTTAGGTTGGCAGTTCCTGTAAAAGCTGGACAAACAGTAACCATTGAATACAACGATATAGGGGATACTGGAGAAGCAATTGGGGGGCAACTGGCGTCTTTTGGTGCACAGGCAATCACCAATAATGTGACAGCCGTAACGCTTAGCCCTACTCATAATACTACCAATGTAAACCCCAATGCTAACTTTACGCTTAACTTTAATGGTACCAATGTACAGGCAAATGCCGGAGACATTACAATTCGTCCGTTGAGCCCGGCAGGTACTGATATAACCATTGCAGTGGGCGATGCCCAAGTAAGTATCGTAAACGATGTGGTGACCATTAACCCTACGGCAGACTTAAGCCCTGGCACTCAATATGAAATATTCTTTGCTGATGACGTGTTCCGAACTACTTCAAGTGGACAATTGGCAGGCATTGCCTCGGGCACTTGGCAGTTTACTACAGGGGGAGCCACAATTACAGGTTTTTCGCCAACCGATGGGGCTACTGGTATTTCGGTTTTTGACAACCTTCAGGTCACCTTTTCGGACAATGTAACCGCCAATACCGGGAATATTGTGATTAGAAACACGACCGATGGAGTTGATGAACACACTATTAGCATTACCGATGGTACCCAAATAAGCATTACCAATAATGTATTGACGATTGACCCTGCAACTGACTTGAATCCAAGCAAAGTCTATGAAGTGACAATGGCAGCAGGTACATTGCTCAAAACTGCTGACGGTATGAATGCCGCAGGAATAGCTACTACTGACTGGAACTTTACCACTGCTGTGTTGCCTGCCTTTGCCACTACTGCATTTAGCCCCGTAGATGGAGCTACTGATGTGGCAAAAAACACCAACATTACGATTAGCTACAATGCTTCTATAGTGGCCAATACCGGGAATATAGTCATAAGAAATACTACTGACGGGGTAGACGAGCACACCATTAGTATATTGGATGGTACTCAGGTAAGCATATCAGGCAATGTGCTGACGATTGACCCTGCTGCTGACCTAAATGCTAACAAAAATTATGAAGTAACGATGGTTGCTGATGTGGTGCGCAGGGCATCAGACAATACTGCGGCTCCTGCCTTGGTCAGTGGAGACTTGAATTTTGGTACAGCAATCACCATTGTGAGCATCAGTCCAACCAATGGCAGTACTGACATCGCCACCAATGCTTCTTTTGTGATTACCTTTGATGCAGATGTAACCGCAGGTAGTGGCAACATCAGCTTGGCAGACCTTACCAATGGTGGTACCACCAATATCAACGTAGGTGCATTGGTGTTTGCTGGAAACACGGTAACAATCACGCCTACTTTAAATCCTAACACTCAGTATGAACTACGCTGGACAGCGGGTAAAATCAATGCCAGTGGAGGGGCAGGAGCTACAGTGCCAGTAGTATCTACGGGTGAATGGGTGTTTACTACAATATCGGGCATCGCCCCCAACACCTTGAACCCAACAAATAATGCGGTAAATATAACTCCTGGTGCTACCAACCTGAGCCTTACCTATTCGGGCAATGTACAGGCGGGTACAGGTAATATGGTATTGACTAATGTGACTGATGGAAGTTCTGAAAACATTGATGTAACAGGAGGTAATGTAAGCATTACTGGAGCTGCTGTTACCATTACTCCTCCTAGTGGGCTTACTGCTAATAAACTGTATCAGGTAACAATTCCCGCAGGTGGATTTGCCGCAGCGACTGGTGCCAATGCTCCAGTGCCTGAGCTTACCGCAGGCAACTGGCGTTTTACTACCAGTTCGGCAGTAAGCGTGAATACCTTGGCTCCCACACATAATGGAAGCAATGTAGCTACTTTAGCCAATTTGACCATTAATTTTTCGGGCAATGTACAAGCAGGGACAGGCAACATTGTGGTTACACCAATTACCCCAGCTGGTACTGCACAAAACTTTGACGTGAACACGTTGGTGACCATTGCTGGAGCAACAGTGACTGTGCCCAACGTAAACTTAAATGCCAATACATTATATGAAGTAACTTTTGCGAATGGTGTATTGCAAGATGCTATTGCTCCAAACAGTGATGTGACAGGGATTACTACTGGCAATTGGCGTTTTACTACTATGCCAGGCATTACAAATACTCCTACTACGCCTGCCGACAATGCCAATAATGTGGCTTTGAACACGAATCCTTTGATTACCTACTCGGCTGACATTCAGAAAAATACTACAGGTAATGTAACCATTACTCCAATTAACCCAGCAGCAGCAGCCACTGTTTTGCCTATTACAGACGGAAGTATTACTATACAAAATGGCAATGAATTGTTGATCACTTTGCCTGATTTTAATCCCAACACCGAGTATCAAATCACTATTGATGATGGAGCACTCAAAGCTGCCAATCAGGCGCAAGCCGAAATAGCTGGAGTAACCGCTGGCAACTGGACATTTACCACTGTGGGTGGGGTAAGTATTACTTCCCCTACAGTAAACGCCTGTGTGGGAGGTGGTTTTGTCGACATTGATCCTATTGTAATCACTGAGGGGTCAGCTTCTTCGTTTGCCACAGGCACCACCCAAACTTTGGTTTTAACTGTGCCTTCTAACTATACAATGCAAGTAGGGGTAGGTTCGGTGATTGTAACTGGAGCAGAAATAAGTAATGCAAGTGTAAATGTAGCTGCCAACCTGATTACGGTGCAATATGACATAACGGGAGGTGCCAACATCAACTCAATTGTAATCAATGGCTTAAAAATAAGGGCTGACAATGCAGGTGCAGGCAATATCACCAATAATGGAACGGGCTCAGCAGTGCAACAAGGCAATGCGAGTGGAACCGTTCATGCGGTATTAAACTCTCCGAATCGCCCTTCAGCACCTACTTTAAGCAATACTGCCTTTACTTTTTGCCAAAATACCAATATCAATGCACAAACGGTTACGGCAAGTGGGGGAGGCACCTATACCTGGTACGACAATGCGGCTTTGACTAATGTGTTGTATACTGGAGCTACGCCAAATTTGGTTACGAACCTGGGTGCGTCTAGTGCCACTGTAGGAACCACTACCTACTATGTTACGCGTAATGATGGTACCTGTGAGAGTACATCTGCTACAGTAACCGTTACTATTGATGCCGAACCTGCAGTATCATTGGTAAGTAGTGATGCTGACAATGTAATATGCGAAGGCGAAACAGTGATTTTTACCGCTATATCAACCCCTAGTGCGGGGGCTAATTATCATTTCAAAAATGGAACTACTACCTTGCAAAACTCAGGTAGTAATACTTATTCAAGTAATACGCTTACCTCTGGAAATATTACCGTAGAGGTGACAGTCAATGGTTGTACCGCGACTTCTTCAGCCATAGCTCTTACTGTCAATGGGTTACCAGATGTGGGGTATATTGAATCTGTTAATAGTAGTTTTCCTAATGACCAGACGGATGCAGTGCCTTTAAGCGATGGAGATGCTACTACGCCTACGTATGGGGGAACAGTAGGAGGAACCATAGTAGCTACTACAGTAGGCACTTACTCAGGACCTGGCGTAGTAGGGACTAATTTTTACCCCGATGTAGCAGGTGATGGTGACCACTTGATTACCTATACTTACACTGACCCCGCGACAGGTTGTACCAATAGTACTACTTTTAATTACAATGTATTTAACCCAAATGGGGCAATTGTAGGTTTGAACAGCTCTTATTGTGTGGGCGATGCTCAAACTGGCAACCTTACCCCAAGCTCCAATACAGCTATTTTTCCTAATACTATAGTTAAAAAACTCAAAATATTTGGTAATACTATCAAGTCTACTTATACCAAAACAACTTCTTTTACTATCTCAGGGACAGGCATTGTAGGTGGACCTCCTTATCAGTTCAACCCGAATACAGATGGTTTTCGTAATGTCACTATAAAGGTGCGTTATGATTATACCTCCGGAGATGGTCCTTTGTGGGGACCGTTTATTGAGAAAAAGGTTCCTGTAGGGGTGACCGTTTCGCCCTTACCTACTTTGGTGCTTGGCGGGTTGGAGAGCCAGTACTGTACAGATGTAGCGTCGGTAAACCTTGATTTGAGAGCCAACGGTAACAGTGTAACCAATAACTTTATAGTAAAATATAAGAAAAATGGCAGTGGTACGGTCAATTCCTTTGCCGCCAATGTAAAGATCTTTAACCCAGCCACTTTGGGGGCGGGTAGTTATGAAATGTTTTTTGATTATACCGATCCCTCTACTGGTTGCTCCAATACTTCGGCATCTTCATTTTTTAATATTTATGATGTGCCTGTTCCTTCTTTTCTTTTTCCCTCAAATGATGCTACTCATTGTGTCGATGTTACCAGTATTTCATTGACTCCAAGAGATGGAGGGGCAACGATTACAGGAGCCAATTTGGGTGGAGTAGTGTTTGAAGTGCAGAAAAATCAGACGGGAGCGTACAGCCAATTAGGAGCAGGAGAAACTAATCTGAATCCGGCAACTTATGGGGTGGGAGATCATAACGTAAGAATGAGGTATACCAATGCCAATGGGTGTTCGGTTACTACAGGTAACCAGGTGCTCACAGTATATGTGTTACCTGTTCCTTCTTTTACTTTTGGGGGAGGGGTGACCAGCTATTGTGTAGATGTAACCACGGTTACGCTGGCACCTCGCGATGGAGGGGTGAACATTGCTGGTGCTAACCTAGCTAATGTAATATTTGCTATAGATCAAAACTCTACTGGAGCATTTGTAAATCAAACCGCTGGCGATGTAACCTTTGATCCCAATGCATTGGGAGTAGGTACTCACCAAATTCGTTTTACTTATACAAACACCAATGGTTGTGTGGCTACCTCAGCGGTAAGCACTGTTACGGTATTGCCTTTGCCCGATCCTAACTTTGCTGAGTCTAACCTGGTGTATTGTGCCGATGTTACCAGTGCTGTCCTGACTTTAAGAGATGGTACCAATAACCTGATTACTACACAGCTAAATAATGCGAGTATAGAAATTGATAAAAACTCTTCAGGTACTTTTGCCTCACCACCACCTGGAAGCATTATCAAAAATATACCTACTTCCAGTATAACGCTCAATCCTAGTGTACTGGGGGCTTCTTTAGTGGGCAACCCACACTTGATTCGTTTTACTTATACCGACGGCAACAATTGTCAGAAAACTTCTGCTACACTAAGTGTTACAGTCAATGCTTTGCCTGCCCCTAACTTTACATTGGCAAGCGGATCGGCTCCTTTTATTTATTGTATAGATGCTACCCAGCAAGAGCTGGTGATACGCGATGCTACCGCTACACTAAGCGCAACAGAGCTTGCCAATGCAGTGTTTGAAGTAGACAAGGGCACTGGTTATACAGCCAATAATGGAGAAGTGAATGTTGATTTGACCAATGGGAAAGCTTACATCGTTCCTGGTATATTGGGTGTTTCGACTGGCCCTCCTCACAAAATACGGTTTACTTATACCAATGCCAATGGATGTAAACTTACCTCTACTCACTTAAATGTTACGGTTAACCCCTTGCCCCAGCCCAACATTACTGGAGTAGTGACCACTGGCTATTGTGTAGATTTGACTACTGCTACTATCAACTTACGAGACAATTTAACTGCCTTGACTGCGGCTCAGTTAAGCGGAGGCAGGGTCACTTTTGAGATTAAAAAGAACTCGGGTAGTTTTGCTGCACCCACCAACGGCGAAGTAAGCATTGCCGGAGCAGCGGTATCTATTCACCCTGATAAAATAGGAGTAGGTAACCATGAGTTACGCTTTACTTATACCGATGATAATACTTGTGTGCAAACGTCGGTTGAAGTGCCCATTGTAGTACACGCCTTGCCTGACCCTAATTTTACCGGGTTAAGCGCCGAATACTGTATGGACAATGGCTTGGTTACTTTTGTGCCCAGAAATGGTACCACTGTTATCAATGCTTTGGGTAATGTAACTTACTCTATTAACACCAACAGTGGCGGCTGGGTAAACAACCCTGGTTCTATCAATGTAAATGTGGGAGCCAACACGGTAACTTTTAACCCTGCCACGGCTGGAGTAGGTATTCACCAAATCCGCTTTACTTATACCGATGGCAATGGTTGTGTGCAAACCTCTACCCCCGAAACCACCGTGGTTCACGCGTTGCCTCAGCCTAACTTTACCATTGCGGGCAATGTCACTACTTATTGTATAGATGCAGCAAGCCCCTTACTTACCCTCAGAGATAATACTACTACCCTTACCTCAGCGCAACTAAACAATGTGACATTTCAGGTTGACAAAGGTCAAACGGGTACTTATGTAGCCAATAGCGGAGAAATAAGTGTAGATGTTGCCAACAACCAGGTGTTGCTTAACCTCGCAGCGCTGGGGGTAGGTACTCACAACATTCGATATGTATATACAGATGGCAACACTTGTGTAGAAACATCGGCATTTATGGCAATTACTATTAACCCCTTGCCTCAACCCAACATTACTGGGGTAGTAACCACTGGCTACTGTGTAGATTTAACTACTGCCACCATTAATCTAAGAGATAACCTCACCGCTTTGACTGCGGCTCAGTTGAGCGGAGGCAGAGTTACTTTTGAGGTTAAAAAGAACTCAGGTAGTTTTGCTGCACCCACCAACGGAGAAGTGAGTATTGCCGGAGCTACGGTATCTATTCACCCTGATAAAATAGGAGTGGGTAACCACGAGTTGCGTTTTACTTATACCGACGATCAAACTTGTGTGCAAACCTCGGCTGAGGTGCCCATTGTAGTACACGCCTTGCCTGATCCTAACTTTACCGGGCTAAGCGCCGAATACTGTATGGACAATGGCTTGGTTACTTTTGTGCCCAGGAATGGTACCACTGTCATCAATGCTTTGGGTAATGTAACTTACTCTATTAACACCAACAGTGGCGGCTGGGTAAACAACCCTGGTTCTATCAATGTAAATGTGGGCGCCAACACGGTGACCTTTAACCCGGCAACGGCTGGAGTAGGTACTCACCTCATCCGTTTTACTTATACCGATGGCAATGGTTGTGTGCAAACCTCTACCCCCGAAACCACCGTGGTTCACGCGTTGCCTCAGCCTAACTTTACCATTGCGGGCAATGTAACGGCATATTGCCGAGATGCGGCAAGCCCAGCACTTACCTTAACTGATGCTACCACCAGTACAACATTGAACAACAATGCCGGAGGAGAGTTAAGTCGGGTGGTTTTTCAGATTGACAAAGGGCAAACGGGCACTTATACCAACAATAATGGAGATGTAAGCATTTTGCCTGCTACTAACCAGGTGTTGCTTAACCCGGCAGTGTTGGGCGTAGGTACCCATAACATTCGCTATGTATACACCAATGCCAATACTTGCGTGGCTACGTCTAATACCCTGGCGATCACTATTCATGAATTGCCCTCGCCAGTAATTAATGGCATAGATGCTACTGGGTATTGTGAAAGTGAAACTACCGCTACTATTACCTTAAAAGATGGAAGTACTGACATTAACATAAGTGCTACCAATGTGGTGTTTACGGTAGACTTAAACCAGTCAGGAACATTTGCTGCGCCTCCTGCCGGAGGAATTACGCCAAATATTGGGGGCAATACAGTTACTTTGAATCCCAATTTATTTCCGGTAGGTGTTCATAAAATAAAGTATACTTATACCGATGGCAACAGCTGCGTGACTACCTCAAGCACACTTGTTACTTTTGAGATACTTAAACTTCCTACCCTTACTTTTACTGGATTGGATGCCACTTATTGTAATGATATAAACTCAGTACAATTAAGGGCGTTTAACAATGGTTCTGTGTTGGCGCCACCCAGTGGGGCTTTTAAAATAAGCACTGATGATGTCAACTTTTCGGCCAACTCAGCCATTGACCCTAATACCCATATTTTAGACCCCACCAAACTTACCCCTGGAGTTTACTGGATTCGCTATGACTATACCGATGGTTTGGCTTGTGCCAACATTTCTGGATCACAAAGGTTTGAAGTCTTTTTCTCTCCCAGTGACCTGGATTTTACCTTCAATAACACCTGTTTTGGTGATGATGTAACGTTCAGTGCCACTGCTACCGGGATTACTACGGGTTGGAAGTGGGCATGGACATTTGGTGATGGGGGGATTGCTAACATTCAAAACCCTAGCCATAAATATCCTACTTTTGCTGGTTTTCAGGTAACCCTGACTGCCACCAACCAACATGGCTGTCAGTTTACTGTGACCAAAACGGTGACAGTGACACCAGTACCTACGGCAGATTTTGGTTCGGCTGGTTTTTGTTTGGGAGGCATTACTCAATTTACCGATCAGTCTACGGTGTCGCAACCGGGCAACATTGTAAAATGGAATTGGGACTTTGGCGATGGTACCACCTCTACTTTACAAAACCCTACCCACATGTATGCTGCAGCAGGTACTTATGTGGTTACTTTAAGAGTGGAAACTCAGGGGAGTGTAAGTAGTTGTGTTGATCAGATCACCAAAACAGTGTATATTTTCCCTTATGTAAACGTGTCTAACACCCAAAACTATTTTGAAACTTTTGACACAGGCAACGGGGGCTGGATTCCTGCCGGAACTAACTCAAGTTGGCAACATGGTACACCTTCAGGTAGTACCTTTGACGCTACCAGTGGTGGGGTTTGGGCTACCAACCTGAGTGGAGCTTATAACAACAATGAAGTGTCTTATGTAGAAAGCCCTTGTTTCAATATTGATCAGATGTTGCGCCCAGTGATCAACCTTAGGTATTGGGTCAATACAGATGTTAACTTTGATGGAGCAGTGTTGCTTGCTACGCTTGACGATGGCGTAACCTGGGAAGTGGTAGGCAAGGTGGGGTCGGGCATTGCCTGGTACAATAAAACAGGGATTTTGGGCAACCCTGGAGTGCAAAGTGCTGCCCAGTCAAGCTGGAACGGTAATATTATAGGTTGGGCGGGCGATACCGATACTACCTGGAGCGTGGCTAAATTTCCTTTGGACGAATTAAAAGCCCGCCTTGACGCCAGTGCTACTGATAATTTAAAAACTATTCGTTTCCGCATAGCTTTTGGTAGCGACGCCAGCAACCCAATTGGGTCTAATTTAGATGGTTTTGCTTTTGACAATGTGTTGATTGGTGAAAGAAACCGGGTAGCTCTGTTAGAACACTTTACCAATAGCTCTAACGCTGCTGCCAATACCGAAAATGACTTTATCAACACTTTTACTGAGGGACGCACCCCCGAAGTAGTCAATATTCAGTACCACACCAAATTTCCGGGTGACGACCCATTGAATAATGACAATAATGCAGCACCCAGTGCGCGTGCTTTGTATTATGGGTTGGCAGTTACACCAAGAACCGCATTAGATGGTTCTACCCGCGACTCGGTGTTTTCGCTGTATGGACAAGACGATTATAGCCGACGTACCCTAGAGGCAGCTCCGTTTAGCATTAACCTTGACTTTAGTGGAAGTACTCCTACCAGCTTAAGTGTACAAGCTACTATAAATGCGCTCAATACTGTAGAGCGTCCATTGATCGTGCAAGTGGCAGTGATAGAAAGAGAAATTGCAGGCGTGGGAAGCACTGGGCTAGTGTTTAAAAATGTGGTGAAGAAAATGTTGCCAAGTGCTGCAGGTACCCTGATAGATTGGACTGCAGGTAAAACCAGCGAAGTGATTAGTCAGCGCTGGGAACTTGCCAATGTGTATGACAACCAACAGATAGGAGTAGTAGTGTTTGTGCAAGACGATGAAACCAAGGAAGTGTATCAGGCTGCTATTGGCGATCCATCAAGTTTGCTCAGAACCAACGGTGGCAACCAAAGCAATGACGACAAGCAAGTCACTGGCATTGCCGATGACCAAAAACACGACTTTGTGGTATATCCCAACCCAGCCGTTACCCAGGTATATGTAGGGTATAAATCATTGAGTTTTACTGAACATACCCCCTATATAGTCTATGATCAGTTGGGCAAAGTAGTGGCTTCGGGCACTGTAGTTCAAGGCAAACAAGGTGTAGTGATTGATACCCGCCAATGGTCAGAAGGGGCATACTATGTAGAGCTGACTTCGTCTGATGGCACCTCCTTGAAAAGCAAACTGGTAAAACATTAA